The following are encoded in a window of Aerosakkonema funiforme FACHB-1375 genomic DNA:
- a CDS encoding GxxExxY protein: protein MNENELSRIIIGYAMKVHTALGPGLLESAYEACLEYELLKARLKVERQKPIPLVYEEVRLDCGYRADLIVESKVIVEAKAVESLHPIHHSQILTHLKLVNLKLGLLINFNVIHLKDGIKRVVNNL, encoded by the coding sequence ATGAATGAGAATGAGTTGTCGAGAATCATAATCGGTTATGCAATGAAAGTGCATACGGCTTTAGGCCCCGGCTTACTGGAATCTGCTTATGAAGCTTGTCTCGAATACGAACTACTCAAAGCCAGATTGAAAGTAGAAAGGCAAAAACCTATTCCTCTAGTTTATGAAGAAGTCCGTCTTGATTGTGGCTATCGAGCCGATCTAATCGTTGAAAGTAAAGTCATTGTAGAAGCCAAGGCGGTCGAATCCTTACATCCTATCCATCATTCTCAAATCTTAACCCATCTAAAATTAGTAAATCTAAAACTCGGCCTCTTAATCAACTTTAACGTTATTCACTTAAAAGACGGCATCAAAAGAGTAGTAAACAACCTTTAA